A genomic window from Silene latifolia isolate original U9 population chromosome Y, ASM4854445v1, whole genome shotgun sequence includes:
- the LOC141631837 gene encoding uncharacterized protein LOC141631837 — MHFLLTALKVVYVLSTPMPEIVGDETLAEIQRKRNKWENDDYICRGHILNGMSDSLFDIYQNVESAKELWDQLESKYMDEDVSSKKFLDGNFMNYKMVDSRPVMEQYNELLRILGQFAQHKMEMDESISVSNIIDKLPPSWKDFKHMLKHKNKELSLVQLGSHLRIEESLRAQDGGKGKGKDFMGL, encoded by the coding sequence ATGCACTTCCTTCTCACCGCTTTGAAGGTTGTGTATGTGTTGAGTACTCCTATGCCGGAGATTGTGGGGGATGAAACTCTTGCGGAAATTCAACGAAAGAGAAACAAGTGGGAGAATGATGACTACATATGTCGCGGTCACATCTTGAATGGTATGTCCGACTCTCTTTTTGACATTTATCAAAATGTTGAGTCCGCTAAAGAATTATGGGATCAACTTGAGTCTAAATATATGGATGAAGATGTTTCTAGTAAGAAGTTCCTTGATGGAAATTTCATGAATTATAAAATGGTTGATTCTAGACCGGTAATGGAACAATACAATGAATTGCTCCGGATTTTGGGACAATTTGCACAACATAAGATGGAGATGGATGAATCTATCTCGGTGTCTAATATAATAGACAAATTGCCTCCCTCTTGGAAGGATTTTAAACATATGcttaaacacaaaaataaagagtTGAGTCTTGTTCAACTTGGTAGCCACTTGCGCATAGAGGAATCTCTAAGGGCGCAAGATGGTGGTAAAGGAAAAGGTAAAGATTTTATGGGattgtga